Proteins from a genomic interval of Thermus islandicus DSM 21543:
- a CDS encoding ParA family protein, with protein sequence MTKTILVPLKEWALEQGLSYSGALKYIQEGRLQAKRLGRYWYVVKEVEAPGGEGVVLTLFTHAGGAGKTSLARDLGYEMASRGKRVLLVDVDPQANLSAWLGVVDAPVEETLLGLLEGKGRFKPREVLPGVSLIPAHVELARAELVLIREPYKMFALRKALQGFRQEYDLVLVDSLPSLGSLAGVAGMAGDGLLVPVEASPKGLQALPTVLSVARDYAEGLASLGMWGGTTFVRALIPNGLEGTVRDREVLAQLEVLAGRVPLAPPLVRRPAVYREAQVQRLPVQAVGGEEVRREMRALGDFLEGVLEEVRADLRKEVAP encoded by the coding sequence ATGACCAAGACCATCCTGGTCCCCCTAAAGGAGTGGGCTTTGGAACAGGGCCTTTCCTACTCCGGTGCCTTGAAGTACATCCAGGAGGGAAGGCTTCAGGCGAAGCGGCTTGGCCGCTACTGGTACGTGGTGAAGGAGGTGGAGGCCCCTGGCGGCGAGGGGGTGGTGCTGACCCTCTTCACCCACGCGGGGGGGGCAGGGAAGACCTCCCTGGCCCGGGACCTGGGCTACGAGATGGCCTCCCGGGGAAAGCGGGTGCTGCTCGTGGACGTGGACCCTCAGGCGAACCTCTCGGCCTGGCTGGGGGTGGTGGACGCTCCCGTGGAGGAGACGCTTCTTGGGCTTTTGGAGGGCAAGGGGCGCTTTAAGCCGCGGGAGGTCCTGCCTGGCGTGAGCTTGATCCCTGCGCACGTGGAGCTGGCCCGGGCGGAGCTGGTCCTCATCCGGGAGCCCTACAAGATGTTTGCCCTGCGGAAGGCCCTCCAGGGGTTCCGCCAGGAGTATGACCTGGTGCTGGTGGACTCCCTCCCCTCCTTGGGCTCCCTGGCCGGGGTGGCGGGGATGGCGGGGGACGGGCTTCTGGTCCCCGTGGAAGCCTCGCCCAAGGGCCTGCAGGCTTTGCCCACGGTGCTCTCGGTGGCCCGCGACTACGCGGAGGGGCTCGCCTCCTTAGGGATGTGGGGCGGGACCACCTTCGTGCGGGCCCTCATTCCCAATGGCCTCGAGGGCACCGTGCGGGACCGGGAGGTCCTGGCCCAGCTCGAGGTCCTCGCGGGACGGGTTCCGCTTGCGCCGCCTTTGGTGCGCCGCCCGGCGGTGTACCGGGAGGCCCAGGTCCAGAGGCTGCCGGTGCAGGCGGTGGGCGGGGAGGAGGTGCGGCGGGAGATGCGGGCGCTCGGGGACTTCCTGGAGGGGGTCTTGGAGGAGGTAAGGGCGGATCTTCGCAAGGAGGTGGCCCCGTGA
- a CDS encoding ParB/RepB/Spo0J family partition protein, translating to MSALEEMEGKPVQAGVRALPLEALVPQAQPRKRFEALEALAESIREKGVLQPLLVRPLGEGKYAIVAGERRYRAALMAGLSEVPVRVLDLSEKEARLLALVENLQREDLNPYEETLGVLDLLSEDLGKTREEVVGLLERMRKEKRGVAAQNVLGSLEAKRVEELFRLLGRLSWESFVQARLPLLSLPADLREALEAGALPYTAALELKKVKDEGLRRALLEEAKAGLSLRELKARVREALKREKPPKPWPREVGERLLRLDLEALPPERRARVEEKLRELQDLLD from the coding sequence CTGTCCGCCCTGGAGGAGATGGAGGGGAAGCCGGTCCAGGCCGGGGTGAGGGCGCTTCCCCTCGAGGCCCTCGTCCCCCAGGCCCAGCCCAGGAAGCGGTTTGAGGCCCTCGAGGCCCTCGCCGAGTCCATCCGGGAGAAGGGGGTCCTCCAGCCCCTCCTGGTGCGCCCCCTCGGGGAGGGGAAGTACGCCATCGTGGCCGGGGAGAGGCGCTACCGGGCGGCCCTGATGGCGGGGCTTTCCGAGGTGCCGGTGCGGGTGCTGGACCTCTCGGAGAAGGAGGCCCGGCTCCTCGCCCTGGTGGAGAACCTGCAGCGGGAGGACCTGAACCCCTACGAGGAGACCCTGGGGGTGCTGGACCTCCTATCGGAAGACTTGGGGAAAACCAGGGAGGAGGTGGTGGGGCTCCTTGAGCGGATGCGGAAGGAGAAGCGGGGGGTAGCAGCCCAAAACGTTTTGGGCAGCCTCGAGGCCAAACGGGTGGAGGAGCTCTTCCGGCTCCTCGGGCGCCTCTCCTGGGAGAGCTTCGTGCAGGCCCGCCTCCCCCTCCTCTCCCTGCCTGCGGACCTAAGGGAGGCCCTCGAGGCGGGCGCCCTCCCCTACACCGCTGCCTTGGAGCTCAAGAAGGTGAAGGACGAGGGCCTGAGGCGCGCCCTCCTGGAGGAGGCCAAGGCGGGGCTTTCCCTGAGGGAGCTCAAGGCCAGGGTGCGGGAGGCCCTCAAGCGGGAGAAGCCTCCCAAGCCCTGGCCCCGGGAGGTGGGGGAGAGGCTCCTCCGCCTAGACCTCGAGGCCCTCCCCCCGGAGAGGCGGGCGCGGGTGGAGGAGAAGCTGAGGGAACTCCAGGACCTCCTGGACTAG